A stretch of Methanosphaerula palustris E1-9c DNA encodes these proteins:
- a CDS encoding carbohydrate kinase family protein, translating to MISVVGHTAIDHISRVPDLPKKNGSTSITDRKIYFGGGAANIAAGIATLGSACTLVSAVGGDFSGSDYDREMQRLGIVQQFFVMPEANTPTAFMFTDQAGDQITFFEWGASEAFTRSEAPALDFVHMATADPSFNRQVAEKSRFASFDPGQDLHLYLPEDLAAIIGHIDILFANQHEAAMMAQMLDTTREEIAARVPLTIFTCGGEGSSLFIKGEETKIPAVPVTLVDPTGAGDAYRAGFLSAFDRGYDPLTCCKVGTVTASFIVEKTGCQTNLPDWERMTVRYSEHFGALKGA from the coding sequence ATGATCTCAGTCGTTGGACACACAGCTATCGACCATATCAGCCGTGTGCCCGACCTGCCGAAGAAGAATGGGTCGACCTCGATCACCGACCGGAAGATCTATTTCGGCGGCGGGGCGGCCAACATCGCGGCAGGGATCGCGACCCTGGGCAGTGCGTGTACCCTTGTATCTGCAGTCGGCGGGGATTTCTCCGGGAGTGATTACGACCGGGAGATGCAGAGACTCGGGATCGTGCAGCAGTTTTTTGTGATGCCTGAAGCTAACACGCCGACGGCGTTCATGTTCACCGATCAGGCGGGGGACCAGATCACTTTCTTCGAGTGGGGCGCATCAGAGGCCTTTACTAGGTCTGAAGCCCCGGCTCTGGACTTTGTTCACATGGCGACGGCCGACCCGTCCTTCAACCGGCAGGTCGCCGAGAAGAGCCGGTTCGCTTCGTTCGATCCCGGGCAGGACCTGCACCTGTATCTGCCTGAGGACCTGGCTGCGATCATCGGTCATATCGATATCCTCTTTGCCAACCAGCACGAGGCCGCGATGATGGCGCAGATGCTCGACACCACCCGGGAGGAGATCGCGGCACGGGTGCCGCTGACCATCTTCACCTGCGGGGGAGAGGGTTCGAGCCTCTTCATTAAGGGAGAGGAGACGAAGATCCCGGCGGTACCGGTCACGCTGGTCGACCCGACCGGTGCCGGGGATGCCTACCGGGCCGGGTTCCTCTCGGCCTTCGATCGCGGCTACGATCCGTTGACCTGCTGTAAGGTCGGGACGGTCACCGCTTCGTTTATCGTGGAGAAGACTGGCTGCCAGACCAACCTCCCTGACTGGGAGCGGATGACCGTCCGGTACAGCGAGCACTTCGGTGCTCTCAAGGGGGCCTGA
- the gatE gene encoding Glu-tRNA(Gln) amidotransferase subunit GatE: MDYKAIGLKAGIEIHQQLDTAHKLFCNCPTRVRAVDEHNGEFRRYLRATESEMGEIDRAAEEEMKQARFFTYYAYDTTCLVENDDEPPAPLNQEALDLGLTIAKLFGMTPIPQVHIMRKLVIDGSNTSGFQRTGLVAIDGTLPNGGSIESLCLEEEAAQRVEGPIFSLDRLGIPLVEITTSPCMHTPDEVAEVAAYIGMVLRSTGQVKRGIGTIRQDINISIPEGARVEIKGVQELDLIAEVVRCEVQRQQQLLWIRDTLIERNASIDPVVEDVTALFKQTDSSILKKAKVILAIRLFGFGGLVGHEIQPGRRLGSELSDYAKKCGVGGIFHTDELPAYGVTAEEKAALIERMKAGEQDAVVLVAADKKKATCAVRQVIKRAEMAFLGVPEETRKMLEEGSSAYMRPLPGAARMYPETDVLPVPITAETWDQVCIPELLSSRAERFHRDLDLDAGLARQIAFSERLPLFEQAVDEGLKPTLSARTLLSTLKELSRDGVAIDRIGDDQVLAVLHAIEDGKAAKEAIGDLLRALAGGTSLDSALKALGPSISKDELAGIVSRIVGERKEFVAERGMGALGPLMGIVMEQVRGSVDGKVVSALLREELKRQG, from the coding sequence ATGGATTATAAGGCGATCGGGCTGAAGGCGGGGATCGAGATCCACCAGCAGCTGGACACCGCCCACAAACTCTTCTGCAACTGCCCGACAAGGGTTCGTGCAGTCGACGAACACAACGGAGAGTTCCGGCGGTACCTCCGGGCTACCGAGAGTGAGATGGGCGAGATCGACCGGGCCGCCGAGGAGGAGATGAAGCAGGCCCGGTTTTTCACCTACTATGCCTACGACACCACCTGCCTGGTCGAGAACGATGACGAACCGCCGGCGCCCCTGAACCAGGAGGCGCTCGATCTCGGGCTAACGATCGCCAAACTCTTTGGGATGACGCCGATCCCGCAGGTGCACATCATGCGCAAGCTGGTGATTGACGGTTCCAATACGAGCGGGTTCCAGCGGACCGGACTTGTGGCGATCGATGGGACTCTTCCGAACGGCGGGAGTATCGAGAGCCTCTGTCTGGAGGAGGAGGCCGCTCAGCGGGTCGAAGGGCCCATCTTCTCTCTCGATCGGCTCGGGATCCCGCTGGTGGAGATCACCACATCGCCGTGTATGCACACCCCTGATGAGGTGGCCGAGGTGGCCGCGTACATCGGGATGGTGCTCCGGTCCACCGGGCAGGTGAAGCGGGGGATCGGGACGATCCGACAGGACATCAACATCTCGATCCCAGAGGGGGCCAGGGTGGAGATCAAGGGCGTGCAGGAACTGGACCTGATTGCCGAGGTTGTGCGGTGCGAGGTGCAGCGGCAGCAGCAGCTTCTCTGGATTCGGGATACCCTGATCGAGCGAAACGCCTCGATCGATCCGGTGGTCGAGGACGTGACTGCCCTCTTCAAACAGACCGACTCGTCGATCCTCAAGAAGGCGAAGGTGATCCTCGCGATCAGGCTCTTCGGGTTCGGCGGGCTTGTCGGGCATGAGATCCAGCCTGGTCGCCGGCTCGGCTCAGAGCTCTCCGACTATGCGAAGAAATGCGGGGTCGGCGGAATTTTCCACACCGATGAACTGCCGGCCTATGGAGTCACCGCCGAAGAGAAGGCAGCCCTGATCGAGCGGATGAAGGCCGGCGAGCAGGACGCCGTGGTGCTGGTCGCAGCAGATAAAAAGAAGGCGACCTGTGCGGTCCGGCAGGTGATCAAGCGGGCAGAGATGGCGTTCCTCGGGGTCCCCGAAGAGACCCGGAAGATGCTCGAAGAGGGGTCGAGTGCGTACATGCGCCCGCTGCCCGGGGCCGCACGGATGTACCCGGAGACCGATGTGCTCCCGGTGCCGATCACCGCAGAGACCTGGGACCAGGTCTGTATCCCCGAACTCCTCTCATCACGGGCAGAGCGGTTTCATCGGGACCTCGACCTGGATGCCGGGCTGGCCCGTCAGATCGCCTTCTCCGAGCGGCTGCCGCTCTTTGAACAGGCGGTCGACGAGGGGTTGAAGCCGACCCTTTCGGCGCGGACCCTCCTCTCGACGCTGAAGGAGCTCTCCCGTGACGGCGTGGCGATCGACCGAATCGGGGACGATCAGGTGCTTGCTGTGCTCCACGCCATCGAGGACGGGAAGGCCGCGAAGGAGGCGATCGGGGACCTTCTTCGGGCGCTCGCCGGCGGAACATCCCTCGATTCGGCTCTCAAAGCGCTCGGTCCATCTATATCGAAGGACGAACTTGCCGGGATTGTTTCGAGGATCGTGGGCGAACGAAAGGAGTTTGTCGCAGAACGGGGGATGGGCGCGCTCGGTCCGCTGATGGGGATCGTGATGGAGCAGGTCCGGGGATCGGTGGACGGTAAGGTCGTCAGCGCCCTTCTCCGTGAAGAACTGAAGAGGCAGGGGTGA
- the argH gene encoding argininosuccinate lyase — MIHDVVREGRLSGVRSGEVAAFLSSRNADHWIAEADVLVDIAHLLMLYRQGIIEPEPAAAVMDVLLRFSADGVPEEAFDEQFEDIHAGIESLLIAEVGIEQGGRLHIGRSRNDEVATCLRLRLCEELLVIGDAVNGLCEVLVSLAGEHTHSVMPGFTHLQHAQPTTLAHHLLSYAQAFSRDLERLLSTYQRVNRSPLGAAAFASTGYPIDREFTATMLGFSGVLENSMDAVSTRDFALEALADCAILMVNASRCCEELILWSSSLVRFVQLDDAYCSTSSIMPQKKNPDTLEIMRARAGSVIGASTAALSIVKALPMSYNRDLQQLTPHLWEGIGDAGASIRILAGALSTATFNTERMETEAGRGFSTATELADMMVRECGLPFRTAHHIVGRAVRSGSLTLVSLKKAATGESIDLTALGLTEEKVQAALDPVHGIEARSVLGGPAVASVSTAIETLQESVKAGRTAIAEERYRRTTAITTLIKEARRLKTFHQ, encoded by the coding sequence ATGATACATGATGTTGTACGGGAAGGACGACTGAGTGGGGTTCGATCAGGGGAGGTTGCAGCCTTCCTCTCATCACGGAATGCGGATCACTGGATCGCAGAAGCAGACGTACTGGTGGATATTGCTCACCTGTTGATGCTGTACCGGCAGGGGATCATCGAACCGGAACCAGCCGCCGCTGTGATGGATGTCCTCCTCCGATTTTCGGCAGATGGGGTCCCTGAAGAGGCGTTCGATGAACAGTTCGAGGATATTCATGCAGGGATAGAATCGCTGCTGATCGCTGAGGTCGGGATCGAACAGGGCGGGCGGCTCCATATCGGCCGGTCCCGAAACGACGAGGTTGCGACCTGTCTGCGCCTCCGGCTCTGCGAGGAACTGCTGGTGATCGGGGATGCCGTGAACGGTCTCTGTGAGGTGCTGGTCTCGCTCGCCGGGGAACATACTCATTCAGTGATGCCGGGATTCACCCACCTGCAGCATGCACAGCCGACCACGCTGGCCCATCATCTGCTCAGCTATGCGCAGGCCTTCAGCCGGGACCTGGAGCGACTGCTGTCGACCTACCAGCGGGTGAACCGGTCGCCCCTTGGGGCAGCTGCATTTGCGTCGACCGGATATCCCATCGATCGGGAGTTCACGGCCACGATGCTCGGCTTTTCTGGAGTGCTTGAGAATTCGATGGATGCGGTCTCGACCCGGGACTTCGCTCTCGAAGCGCTGGCCGACTGTGCGATCCTGATGGTGAATGCCTCGCGCTGCTGTGAGGAACTGATCCTCTGGTCGTCGTCGCTGGTCCGGTTTGTCCAGCTCGACGATGCCTACTGCTCGACCAGTTCGATCATGCCGCAGAAGAAGAACCCCGACACCCTAGAGATCATGCGGGCCCGGGCTGGATCGGTGATTGGCGCCTCGACGGCGGCGCTTTCGATCGTGAAAGCCCTACCAATGAGTTACAATCGCGACCTGCAGCAACTGACCCCCCACCTCTGGGAGGGGATCGGGGATGCGGGAGCATCGATTCGGATCCTGGCCGGGGCTCTTTCGACCGCCACCTTCAACACCGAGCGGATGGAGACCGAGGCCGGTCGGGGATTCTCGACTGCCACCGAGCTGGCTGATATGATGGTTCGGGAGTGCGGTCTTCCGTTCCGGACCGCCCACCACATCGTCGGCAGGGCCGTCCGGTCGGGGAGCCTGACCCTTGTCTCGCTGAAGAAGGCCGCGACCGGCGAATCGATCGATCTCACTGCCCTTGGCCTGACTGAAGAGAAAGTCCAGGCCGCTCTTGACCCGGTTCATGGGATCGAGGCCAGGTCCGTGCTCGGTGGGCCAGCGGTCGCATCTGTCAGCACTGCGATCGAAACACTGCAGGAGTCCGTAAAAGCCGGCAGGACTGCTATCGCAGAAGAACGATACCGGCGGACCACCGCGATCACCACCCTCATCAAGGAAGCACGGAGGCTGAAAACATTCCATCAGTAA
- a CDS encoding ABC transporter permease: MSWFSKYNSEKHGNRYRRWLLKAAMPILLIFLWELVAIVINNQFILPRLESVLMVIASPFTPILGTGSLVDNAIISLERVIVGFAVGSVIAIPLGIAMGRWALVHDLFDSLIQIFRPVPPLAWVPLALAWFKIGLTSMVFIIALGTFFPVLLNTLDGVRSVKKTWIEMAAILGANELQMLRTVVLPAALPTIWTGLRVGFGIAWMCVVAAEMMPGTSSGLGYLILYSYNFGQVPVIIAGMIGIGVIGLGVDLLLGTVEKRWFMWRELER, from the coding sequence ATGAGTTGGTTTTCAAAGTATAATTCAGAGAAACACGGAAACAGGTACCGGCGATGGCTGCTCAAAGCGGCCATGCCGATACTCCTGATCTTTTTATGGGAACTTGTTGCAATAGTGATCAACAATCAGTTCATCCTCCCGCGGCTGGAGTCGGTATTGATGGTGATCGCCAGCCCGTTCACCCCGATCCTCGGGACCGGGTCGCTGGTCGACAATGCAATCATCAGCCTTGAGCGGGTGATCGTCGGATTCGCAGTCGGATCGGTGATTGCAATCCCCCTCGGGATTGCGATGGGCAGGTGGGCGTTGGTCCATGACCTCTTCGACTCCCTGATCCAGATCTTCCGGCCGGTTCCACCACTGGCCTGGGTTCCGCTGGCCCTGGCCTGGTTTAAGATCGGGCTCACCTCAATGGTCTTCATCATCGCCCTCGGAACCTTCTTCCCGGTGTTGTTGAACACCCTCGACGGGGTCAGATCGGTGAAGAAGACCTGGATCGAGATGGCTGCGATCCTCGGAGCCAACGAACTGCAGATGCTGCGAACCGTGGTGCTGCCGGCAGCACTGCCGACGATCTGGACTGGTCTCCGAGTTGGATTCGGCATCGCATGGATGTGTGTGGTGGCCGCAGAGATGATGCCCGGCACGTCATCGGGGCTTGGTTACCTGATCCTCTACTCGTACAACTTCGGGCAGGTTCCGGTGATTATCGCCGGGATGATCGGTATCGGTGTGATCGGCCTCGGTGTCGACCTGCTCCTCGGCACGGTTGAGAAGCGGTGGTTTATGTGGAGGGAACTTGAACGATGA
- a CDS encoding diphthine--ammonia ligase — protein MAWAALTSGGKDSVLSIQKAIDAGLDVEYIVAVRSENRDSYMFHSANIDVVKTIAEVSGREYVEIRTHGRKEEELADLEQGLAALPIEGIIAGAVASVYQRDRVAAIAERLMLKVFTPLWGMEPEQVVSEVASRLDAMIIVTAADGLDEGFLGAHFDQHLIDRLKQVSARRGIHLAGEGGEYESLTLNAPFYSRPITYTSSEVHTSAGRSELILRGFT, from the coding sequence ATGGCCTGGGCTGCGCTGACCTCGGGCGGGAAGGACTCGGTCCTCTCGATCCAGAAGGCGATCGATGCCGGCCTCGATGTCGAGTACATCGTCGCAGTCCGATCGGAGAACCGGGACTCATACATGTTCCACTCTGCCAACATCGATGTTGTGAAGACGATCGCCGAGGTTTCGGGGCGGGAGTATGTTGAGATCCGGACGCACGGCCGGAAGGAGGAGGAGCTCGCAGACCTGGAGCAGGGTCTCGCCGCCCTCCCGATCGAAGGGATCATCGCCGGGGCGGTCGCCTCGGTGTACCAGCGGGACCGGGTGGCCGCGATCGCGGAACGGCTGATGCTGAAGGTATTCACCCCCCTCTGGGGGATGGAGCCAGAACAGGTCGTCAGCGAGGTCGCGTCGAGGTTGGACGCGATGATCATCGTCACCGCGGCCGACGGGCTGGACGAGGGGTTCCTTGGGGCTCACTTCGACCAGCACCTGATCGACCGGCTCAAGCAGGTCTCCGCCCGTCGCGGGATCCATCTGGCCGGCGAGGGCGGGGAGTACGAGTCGCTGACGTTGAACGCCCCGTTCTACTCCCGTCCGATCACGTACACCTCGTCTGAGGTACATACCTCTGCAGGGCGGAGCGAACTGATCCTGCGAGGGTTTACCTGA
- a CDS encoding ABC transporter substrate-binding protein — MARTKLLVMVIAAVIVALMVAGCTTTSQQNGTKTNNTTSGVTEVDLLYSGGVGPMPNLLAMNQIDGYIAWQPFVQIGLDANIAKLVSLSQNFPPNASWNDHPCCVVTARDDLIAAHPDFVNTMSALTILGDQYITDHQDESADIMADWLAGRGNLTYGNVSVASGSAVSGAIKNVKYTTTPSDSWKNGTRQFVTAQKSLGLLSGKLNNATPDQVDNLLFNFGPYQNATTMISQNKFVTPAKIDGQIGVGYLKGDMHSAGLLVAIKKWQYMSDTYGIALKPQDPTQSKPDVCDLIVNGQKVAEVKLVSADAGPQLMQLEGTSSVQMGYAGVPPAIAAIDTGMPIKVLMPINNEGSGLVAAASSPAGDWNSFIGWAQQRSTAGNPLKIAVPSKGSIQDVMLRFALKDSGVVVKEV, encoded by the coding sequence ATGGCACGTACAAAATTGCTTGTCATGGTGATCGCAGCGGTCATCGTGGCACTCATGGTTGCAGGGTGCACTACTACATCCCAGCAGAATGGAACCAAGACGAACAACACGACATCCGGGGTCACCGAGGTCGATCTCCTGTACAGCGGTGGGGTCGGTCCGATGCCGAATCTGCTCGCAATGAACCAGATCGACGGCTATATCGCCTGGCAACCGTTCGTCCAGATTGGACTCGATGCAAATATCGCGAAGCTGGTCTCCCTCTCGCAGAATTTCCCGCCCAACGCATCCTGGAACGATCACCCCTGCTGCGTCGTGACGGCACGGGATGACCTGATCGCAGCGCATCCCGACTTTGTGAACACGATGAGCGCCCTGACGATCCTTGGTGACCAGTATATTACCGACCATCAGGATGAATCCGCCGACATTATGGCAGACTGGCTGGCCGGCCGGGGTAATCTGACCTATGGTAATGTCTCCGTCGCCTCGGGCAGTGCGGTGAGTGGTGCGATCAAAAACGTGAAGTACACCACGACTCCCTCGGATTCCTGGAAGAACGGGACCCGTCAGTTCGTGACAGCCCAGAAATCTCTCGGCCTGCTCTCCGGGAAGCTCAACAACGCCACTCCAGACCAGGTGGACAATCTGCTCTTCAACTTCGGGCCGTACCAGAACGCGACAACGATGATCAGCCAGAACAAGTTTGTAACCCCTGCGAAGATCGACGGGCAGATCGGTGTCGGTTACCTGAAGGGTGACATGCACTCTGCCGGACTCCTGGTCGCGATCAAGAAGTGGCAGTACATGAGCGACACCTACGGCATCGCCCTCAAGCCCCAGGACCCAACCCAGTCCAAGCCCGATGTCTGCGATCTGATCGTGAACGGCCAAAAGGTGGCTGAGGTGAAACTGGTTTCAGCCGATGCCGGCCCGCAGTTGATGCAGCTGGAAGGTACCTCGAGCGTCCAGATGGGCTATGCAGGAGTACCACCTGCGATCGCAGCCATCGACACAGGAATGCCTATAAAAGTACTCATGCCAATCAATAATGAAGGATCAGGACTTGTTGCTGCTGCGTCTTCACCGGCAGGCGACTGGAACTCGTTCATTGGATGGGCACAGCAGCGCTCGACCGCAGGAAACCCGCTGAAGATCGCTGTACCGAGCAAGGGCTCGATCCAGGACGTAATGCTCCGGTTCGCCCTGAAGGACAGCGGCGTGGTGGTGAAAGAGGTCTAA
- a CDS encoding DUF555 domain-containing protein, which translates to MPDYMVTLESAWIIKDVKTMDDAISIAIGEAGKRLNPAAKYVEIETGMMVCPLCNKALNCAVVVANTALVGLTLQMKVFRAESEEHAVRIAKSVIGKALRDVPLNVQDVQEL; encoded by the coding sequence ATGCCTGACTATATGGTGACGCTGGAATCGGCGTGGATAATCAAGGATGTAAAGACGATGGACGACGCGATCAGTATCGCCATCGGTGAGGCAGGCAAACGACTGAATCCTGCAGCAAAGTATGTGGAGATCGAGACCGGGATGATGGTCTGTCCGCTCTGCAACAAGGCACTCAACTGTGCGGTGGTCGTGGCCAACACGGCGCTGGTCGGGCTGACGCTGCAGATGAAGGTCTTCCGTGCAGAGAGCGAGGAGCATGCGGTCAGGATCGCGAAGTCGGTGATCGGCAAGGCTCTCCGGGATGTGCCGCTGAACGTTCAGGACGTGCAGGAGTTATGA
- a CDS encoding nitroreductase family protein: protein MDSSEFLIFLQDRASVREFRDFPLADDEIAYMLACARTAPTAGNLESWDLVLVTDPEQRAALAEAAHDQTQIVQAGAIFVVCSNYVRGMARFQERGILYALEDATIVCTYLMLAAHALHLQSCWTGSFDDEDVRTVLDLPPHLRPVALLAVGNGAKGGVSPERRPVDEHVHQDFW, encoded by the coding sequence ATGGACTCATCTGAATTTCTCATATTCTTACAGGATCGCGCCTCGGTCAGGGAGTTTCGGGATTTCCCGCTCGCTGACGACGAGATCGCCTATATGCTGGCCTGTGCACGGACCGCCCCGACTGCAGGGAATCTGGAGTCCTGGGATCTGGTCCTGGTCACCGACCCGGAACAGCGGGCGGCTCTCGCAGAGGCGGCCCACGATCAGACTCAGATCGTTCAGGCAGGGGCGATCTTTGTGGTCTGTTCCAACTATGTGCGGGGAATGGCCCGATTTCAAGAGCGTGGGATTTTATACGCGCTCGAAGATGCGACGATTGTCTGCACCTATCTGATGCTCGCGGCCCATGCGCTGCATCTGCAGTCGTGCTGGACCGGTTCGTTCGATGATGAAGATGTACGGACTGTGCTCGATCTGCCCCCCCACCTCCGTCCGGTCGCGCTGCTCGCGGTCGGGAACGGTGCCAAGGGAGGGGTCTCTCCTGAACGGAGACCGGTCGATGAGCATGTCCACCAGGATTTCTGGTAA
- a CDS encoding DUF5350 domain-containing protein produces MGKTGITSWVQVKGAKGQLRLVPAKEGELKKPGPNQRFKAGINLKKVDQASEAHGGQRRGGQRRGGRGGRGGREKSPAEILVRSRLHRPKVSVVGAKQKSSR; encoded by the coding sequence ATGGGAAAGACAGGAATTACCTCATGGGTACAGGTCAAGGGCGCGAAGGGTCAGCTCAGGCTTGTACCGGCAAAGGAAGGGGAACTGAAGAAGCCAGGGCCAAATCAGCGGTTCAAGGCCGGAATCAACCTTAAAAAGGTCGATCAGGCCAGCGAGGCCCACGGTGGCCAGCGGAGAGGCGGACAGCGGAGAGGCGGTCGCGGCGGTCGCGGCGGTCGCGAGAAGAGCCCGGCAGAGATTCTGGTCCGGTCCCGTCTTCACCGCCCGAAAGTCTCGGTCGTCGGTGCAAAGCAGAAATCGAGCAGATAG
- the gatD gene encoding Glu-tRNA(Gln) amidotransferase subunit GatD has product MTERDGMRVLKLDSGYNIGVPPASCQMLEPATSIEQPEQILVDQDRSLPHLSIVSTGGTIASKIDYRTGAVTSQFTAAELMRAIPGLGSIGQYRTVQLASILSENMTPSLWQELARAIYQEIKDGAEGVIVTHGTDTMAYSAAAVSFMLKTPVPVVFVGSQRSADRPSSDNLMNGLCSARAAVSDLGEVAVVMHQTSSDDFCAIHRATRVRKMHTSRRDAFQSIGSSPIGTIAYPSLEVNLTADAVRRQPIEPELADRLEERCGLLQFVPGLSPDILAAYDGYRGLVLSGTGLGHVSTTWFRQLGSMIEDGTTIVMTSQCLSGRVCDRVYDTGRDLLKIGVVEGGTLLPEVALVKLMWVLGQEKDEEKARMMMTMDLRGEAPGRSAHGL; this is encoded by the coding sequence ATCACCGAACGGGACGGGATGCGCGTCCTGAAACTGGACAGTGGGTATAATATCGGTGTGCCACCAGCGTCCTGCCAGATGCTTGAGCCGGCCACGTCCATCGAACAACCCGAACAGATCCTGGTCGACCAGGACAGGTCGCTGCCACACCTCTCGATCGTCTCCACTGGGGGGACAATCGCCAGCAAGATCGATTACCGGACCGGGGCCGTGACCAGTCAGTTCACGGCCGCCGAGTTGATGCGGGCGATCCCGGGGCTCGGCTCGATCGGACAGTACCGGACGGTGCAGCTCGCCTCGATCCTCTCTGAGAACATGACTCCCTCGCTCTGGCAGGAACTGGCCCGGGCTATCTATCAGGAGATCAAGGACGGGGCAGAGGGGGTGATCGTCACCCACGGAACCGACACGATGGCCTACTCTGCGGCAGCAGTCAGTTTCATGCTTAAAACCCCGGTACCGGTCGTCTTCGTCGGCTCGCAGCGGTCTGCCGACCGCCCGAGCAGTGACAATCTGATGAACGGACTCTGCAGTGCCAGGGCCGCGGTCAGCGATCTCGGCGAGGTGGCGGTCGTGATGCACCAGACCAGTTCGGACGACTTCTGTGCGATCCACCGGGCGACACGGGTGCGCAAGATGCACACATCCAGGCGGGACGCATTCCAGTCGATCGGCAGTTCTCCGATCGGGACCATCGCATACCCGTCCCTCGAGGTAAACCTGACCGCCGACGCGGTCCGGCGACAGCCGATCGAGCCGGAGCTCGCTGACCGGCTGGAGGAACGATGCGGGCTGCTCCAGTTCGTTCCCGGCCTCTCCCCGGACATTCTGGCGGCATATGATGGTTACCGGGGGCTGGTTCTCTCAGGGACCGGCCTCGGGCATGTCTCGACCACCTGGTTCCGGCAGCTCGGTTCGATGATCGAGGACGGGACCACCATCGTGATGACCTCGCAGTGTCTGTCCGGTCGGGTCTGCGATCGGGTTTATGATACCGGTCGGGACCTGCTGAAGATCGGTGTGGTCGAGGGGGGGACGCTCCTCCCCGAGGTGGCGCTGGTGAAACTGATGTGGGTGCTCGGACAGGAGAAGGATGAGGAGAAGGCGAGGATGATGATGACTATGGATCTGCGTGGCGAGGCGCCAGGGAGGTCTGCACATGGATTATAA